One genomic window of Candidatus Pseudobacter hemicellulosilyticus includes the following:
- a CDS encoding S41 family peptidase: protein MRSSLFLLILLAALAAVSCNKKNDKGGGSTSDKDKLLDSSLFYARELYLWYDQIPTTFNPRNYDDPNEVMEAIRPYSKETGFSSAVDRWSFAVTEEEWNDISQGIAGDFGLGVFFASNSDLRVSYVEKASPAGAATIKRGWRIKKINNMTSISTNYVDAIVDAIFYSSNGTFVFGRDNKADTTITLTATTYVEQPIILDTIYTTGNGKAGYLVYNSFLGDTTRTKQAFADIFTEWSQEGVTDAIIDLRYNGGGYVLLQDELANYLVNSSGNNQVMEKQVFNKKLTSWNETTNFRKKGSLNLSRLFVIVSQNTASASELLINSLRPFLNVQLVGPSNTHGKAVGYFGYPVEDWLIFPVSFRTLNKNNEGNYFDGFTPNAQVADGLDKNWGDVTENCLAAALRYINTGVYTQSVGTNGNRTGQTEIRELLPPNKELGKTRFKGAVAGIRQLP, encoded by the coding sequence ATGCGATCATCTCTTTTCCTGCTTATCCTCCTGGCAGCCCTGGCGGCTGTCAGCTGCAACAAGAAAAACGACAAAGGCGGCGGTTCCACCTCGGACAAGGACAAGCTGCTGGATTCCTCTCTTTTCTATGCCCGGGAACTTTACCTCTGGTACGACCAGATCCCCACAACTTTCAATCCCCGCAATTATGATGATCCCAATGAGGTCATGGAAGCTATCCGTCCCTATAGCAAGGAAACGGGTTTCAGCAGTGCGGTGGACCGCTGGAGCTTTGCGGTGACCGAAGAAGAATGGAATGATATCAGCCAGGGGATTGCCGGCGATTTCGGGCTGGGCGTCTTTTTCGCCAGCAACTCCGATCTCCGGGTTTCCTATGTGGAAAAAGCTTCCCCGGCAGGCGCCGCCACCATCAAAAGAGGCTGGCGGATCAAAAAGATCAATAACATGACCAGTATCAGCACCAATTATGTGGATGCCATTGTAGATGCTATTTTTTACAGCAGCAACGGAACATTTGTGTTTGGAAGGGATAATAAAGCCGATACTACCATCACCCTCACTGCCACCACTTATGTAGAACAGCCGATCATCCTGGATACTATTTATACCACCGGCAACGGAAAGGCAGGCTACCTGGTCTACAATTCTTTCCTGGGCGATACCACCAGAACCAAACAGGCTTTTGCTGATATTTTTACGGAATGGAGCCAGGAAGGCGTTACTGATGCCATCATTGACCTCCGGTATAACGGCGGTGGCTATGTGCTGCTGCAGGATGAGCTGGCCAATTACCTGGTCAATTCCAGCGGCAATAACCAGGTGATGGAAAAGCAGGTGTTCAATAAAAAACTCACCAGCTGGAACGAGACCACCAATTTCAGGAAAAAGGGCAGCCTGAACCTCAGCAGGCTTTTTGTGATCGTGAGCCAGAATACGGCTTCGGCCAGTGAGCTGCTGATCAACAGCCTTCGTCCCTTCCTGAATGTACAGCTGGTTGGCCCCTCCAATACGCATGGTAAGGCGGTGGGGTACTTTGGCTATCCTGTGGAGGACTGGCTGATCTTCCCCGTTTCCTTCCGGACACTGAATAAGAACAACGAGGGCAATTACTTCGATGGCTTTACGCCCAATGCCCAGGTGGCCGACGGGCTGGACAAGAACTGGGGTGATGTGACCGAGAACTGCCTGGCCGCCGCCCTCCGCTATATCAATACCGGCGTATATACCCAGTCCGTGGGCACCAATGGCAACAGGACCGGGCAAACCGAGATCCGGGAATTGCTGCCCCCCAATAAAGAGCTGGGCAAAACACGTTTCAAAGGCGCTGTGGCCGGTATCCGGCAGCTGCCGTAG
- the fabD gene encoding ACP S-malonyltransferase → MKHAYVFPGQGSQFPGMGKDHYTLSAFAKKLFEQANDMLGFRISDIMFEGSEEELKQTKVTQPAVFLHSVIAFKGIDTTRPDMVAGHSLGEFSALVANGVLSFEDGLKLVSIRAQAMQKACEQQPSTMAAVLGLDDARVEEVCAAVQAESKEIVVPANYNCPGQLVISGSVKGIELACEAMKAAGAKRALVLPVGGAFHSPLMAPAREELKAAIESTTFYNPTCPVYQNMVARAVMDKEEIKKNLIDQLTGAVRWTQSVQQMIADGATRFTEVGPGKVLQGLIGKIDKTATTEGVA, encoded by the coding sequence TCCCGGGCAGGGTTCGCAATTCCCGGGCATGGGAAAAGATCACTATACATTAAGTGCTTTTGCCAAGAAACTCTTTGAACAGGCCAATGATATGCTCGGCTTCCGGATCTCAGACATTATGTTTGAGGGCAGTGAAGAAGAGCTGAAACAGACAAAGGTGACGCAACCGGCTGTTTTCCTGCATTCAGTGATCGCTTTTAAAGGCATTGACACCACCCGCCCTGATATGGTGGCCGGTCACTCCCTGGGAGAATTTTCCGCCCTGGTGGCCAATGGCGTACTCAGTTTTGAGGACGGTCTTAAACTGGTCAGCATCCGGGCGCAGGCCATGCAGAAAGCCTGCGAGCAGCAGCCCTCCACCATGGCGGCCGTGCTGGGACTGGATGATGCCAGGGTAGAGGAAGTCTGTGCGGCTGTACAGGCTGAAAGCAAGGAGATTGTTGTTCCCGCCAATTATAACTGCCCCGGCCAGCTGGTGATCAGCGGCTCCGTGAAAGGCATTGAACTGGCCTGCGAGGCCATGAAAGCTGCCGGCGCCAAACGCGCCCTGGTACTGCCGGTAGGCGGCGCTTTCCACTCGCCCCTGATGGCCCCGGCCCGGGAAGAGCTGAAAGCCGCTATTGAAAGCACCACTTTCTATAATCCTACCTGTCCCGTATACCAGAATATGGTGGCCCGGGCGGTAATGGATAAGGAAGAGATCAAAAAGAACCTGATAGACCAGCTCACCGGCGCTGTCCGCTGGACGCAGAGCGTTCAGCAGATGATCGCTGACGGCGCTACCCGGTTCACTGAAGTAGGCCCCGGCAAAGTATTGCAGGGCCTGATCGGTAAGATCGATAAAACAGCTACCACAGAAGGAGTGGCTTAA